Proteins from a genomic interval of Nocardioidaceae bacterium:
- a CDS encoding isochorismatase family protein → MSSAVTGRGLVVVDVQNDFCEGGSMGVTGGAAVAEGVAALLAAREQGADADADGRSTAYDVVVATRDHHVDPGSHWSENPDFEHSWPKHCEVGTEGERFHPALGAEDFDAVFVKGEYEAAYSGFEGTQVDSGRPLASWLREHGISHVDVCGIATDYCVRATALDAAKEGFDVTVLESLVAGVAPTTTEAAWGEFADAGVRRG, encoded by the coding sequence ATGAGCAGTGCAGTCACCGGACGGGGCCTCGTGGTCGTCGACGTGCAGAACGACTTCTGCGAGGGCGGGTCGATGGGCGTCACGGGGGGCGCCGCGGTCGCCGAGGGCGTCGCCGCGCTCCTCGCGGCGCGCGAGCAGGGCGCGGACGCGGACGCGGACGGACGCAGCACGGCGTACGACGTCGTCGTCGCGACCCGCGACCACCACGTCGACCCCGGCTCCCACTGGTCGGAGAACCCGGACTTCGAGCACTCCTGGCCCAAGCACTGCGAGGTGGGCACCGAGGGTGAGCGGTTCCATCCCGCGCTGGGCGCCGAGGACTTCGACGCGGTCTTCGTCAAGGGCGAGTACGAGGCGGCCTACTCCGGCTTCGAGGGCACGCAGGTCGACTCGGGACGGCCGCTGGCGAGCTGGCTGCGCGAGCACGGCATCAGCCACGTCGACGTGTGCGGCATCGCCACGGACTACTGCGTACGCGCCACCGCTCTCGACGCCGCGAAGGAGGGGTTCGACGTGACGGTCCTCGAGAGCCTGGTCGCCGGCGTCGCCCCCACCACCACCGAGGCGGCCTGGGGCGAGTTCGCCGACGCCGGCGTGCGCCGAGGCTGA
- a CDS encoding YqgE/AlgH family protein, translated as MATGTDPVTGFALAAGMLLLAGPSLTEATFRGSVVLLLDIDDEGALGVVLNRPTGAHLGEATPMADFDGFGPAAGAVRSTPVMEGGPVDRTRLLALVEWRPGWGPRGDRLQQVLPGTGMADLIGLAESGEGALDPAWESVRIRAYVGYAGWGPGQLQHEVAEGAWYVLPGEQEDPFSSAPQTLWRQVVARQPGRLSWLASRPADVGRN; from the coding sequence GTGGCGACCGGCACCGACCCCGTGACCGGGTTCGCGCTCGCGGCGGGCATGCTGCTCCTGGCCGGGCCGAGCCTGACCGAGGCGACCTTCCGCGGCTCCGTCGTACTCCTGCTCGACATCGACGACGAGGGCGCGCTCGGGGTCGTGCTGAACCGTCCCACCGGAGCGCACCTCGGCGAGGCGACGCCGATGGCCGACTTCGACGGCTTCGGCCCCGCAGCGGGCGCCGTGCGAAGCACTCCTGTCATGGAGGGAGGCCCCGTCGACCGCACCCGCCTGCTCGCGCTCGTGGAGTGGCGGCCCGGCTGGGGCCCTCGCGGTGACCGGCTCCAGCAGGTGCTGCCGGGGACCGGCATGGCCGACCTGATCGGCCTCGCCGAGTCCGGGGAGGGCGCGCTCGACCCGGCCTGGGAGTCGGTGCGCATCCGTGCGTACGTCGGGTACGCCGGATGGGGCCCCGGCCAGCTGCAGCACGAGGTCGCCGAGGGCGCCTGGTACGTGCTGCCCGGCGAGCAGGAGGACCCGTTCTCCTCGGCGCCGCAGACGCTCTGGCGTCAGGTCGTCGCCCGCCAACCCGGGCGACTCTCGTGGCTGGCGTCACGACCTGCGGACGTGGGCCGCAACTGA
- a CDS encoding MFS transporter has protein sequence MSLTRPRHVTREERLAKAAPDAEGHFSHRQVLTIVSGLMVGMFLAALDQTVVSTAIRTIADDLQGYDLQAWATTAFLITSTISTPLYGKLSDLYGRRPFYLAAITIFVIGSALCGIAGSMYELAVFRAVQGIGAGGLMSLALAIIADVVAPRERARYQGYFMAVFGTSSVLGPVIGGFLAGQASIVGLAGWRWIFWINVPLGLLAFVVVSRVLYLPAVRRAEHRIDWPGALAMITFLVPVLVVAEQGRTWGWLSAAAVTSYVIAAVGLAAFVRIELGYGADALLPLALFRNRTFAVGALSSIIIGMGMFGALLLLPQYLQVVKGSTPTVAGLQTIPLVLGIMTASLISGQFIARTGTYRPLPIGGVVLVGGGLTAMALVVEPSTSWWLLAPMMLAVGLGLGFNFQPMVLAVQNAVDPRQIGVATSSVTSFRQLGGTLGAAAFFSVLFTRLPGDISSEVGAASQADPALAPRLQEVAGRATDLSDTSFLQQLPDGVAAPFLAGFTDSLTFVFGIAAALMILALVVLVRLPALELRSGSASQARQAAESEQSTSEGDPVAELGDPAGTVEDAPDEPLEDAEARRGQVAAGGPNA, from the coding sequence ATGAGCCTGACCCGTCCCCGTCACGTCACCCGCGAGGAGCGTCTCGCGAAGGCCGCCCCCGACGCCGAGGGCCACTTCAGCCACCGTCAGGTGCTGACGATCGTCTCGGGACTCATGGTGGGCATGTTCCTCGCCGCGCTCGACCAGACCGTGGTCTCCACCGCGATCCGCACCATCGCCGACGACCTCCAGGGCTACGACCTCCAGGCGTGGGCGACCACGGCCTTCCTCATCACCTCGACCATCTCGACGCCGCTCTACGGCAAGCTCTCCGACCTCTACGGTCGACGGCCCTTCTACCTCGCCGCCATCACGATCTTCGTGATCGGCTCGGCGCTGTGCGGCATCGCCGGCTCGATGTACGAGCTGGCGGTCTTCCGCGCCGTGCAGGGCATCGGCGCGGGCGGCCTGATGTCGCTGGCCCTGGCCATCATCGCCGACGTCGTCGCGCCCCGCGAGCGGGCGCGGTACCAGGGCTACTTCATGGCTGTCTTCGGCACCTCCAGCGTGCTCGGTCCCGTCATCGGCGGCTTCCTCGCCGGCCAGGCGTCGATCGTCGGACTCGCGGGCTGGCGCTGGATCTTCTGGATCAACGTGCCCCTCGGCCTGCTGGCCTTCGTCGTGGTGTCGCGGGTGCTGTACCTCCCCGCCGTGCGCCGCGCGGAGCACCGCATCGACTGGCCCGGCGCGCTGGCCATGATCACCTTCCTGGTCCCGGTGCTCGTCGTGGCAGAGCAGGGGCGTACGTGGGGTTGGCTCTCCGCGGCGGCCGTGACGTCGTACGTGATCGCCGCGGTGGGTCTGGCCGCCTTCGTCCGCATCGAGCTCGGCTACGGCGCCGACGCCCTGCTGCCGCTGGCGCTCTTCCGCAACCGCACCTTCGCGGTCGGTGCCCTGTCCAGCATCATCATCGGGATGGGCATGTTCGGCGCCTTGCTGCTGCTGCCGCAGTACCTGCAGGTCGTCAAGGGGTCCACCCCCACCGTGGCGGGTCTCCAGACGATCCCGCTGGTGCTCGGCATCATGACCGCGTCGCTGATCTCCGGTCAGTTCATCGCGCGCACGGGCACCTACCGCCCGCTGCCCATCGGCGGCGTCGTGCTCGTCGGCGGAGGCCTGACCGCCATGGCGCTGGTCGTCGAGCCGTCGACGTCGTGGTGGCTGCTGGCACCGATGATGCTCGCCGTCGGCCTCGGGCTCGGCTTCAACTTCCAGCCGATGGTGCTCGCCGTGCAGAACGCCGTGGACCCCCGGCAGATCGGCGTGGCCACCTCCTCGGTGACCTCGTTCCGTCAGCTGGGCGGCACGCTGGGTGCGGCAGCGTTCTTCTCCGTCCTCTTCACCCGTCTGCCCGGCGACATCTCCTCGGAGGTCGGCGCCGCCTCGCAGGCCGACCCCGCGCTCGCTCCCCGGTTGCAGGAGGTGGCGGGCCGGGCGACCGACCTCTCCGACACCTCGTTCCTCCAGCAGCTGCCCGACGGCGTGGCCGCGCCGTTCCTGGCCGGGTTCACCGATTCGCTCACCTTCGTGTTCGGCATCGCGGCGGCACTGATGATCCTCGCCCTCGTGGTGCTGGTCCGGCTGCCGGCGCTCGAGCTGCGGAGCGGCTCCGCGTCCCAGGCGCGTCAGGCGGCCGAGAGCGAGCAGTCCACCTCGGAGGGGGACCCCGTCGCCGAGCTCGGCGACCCCGCCGGCACCGTCGAGGACGCTCCCGACGAGCCCCTCGAGGACGCCGAGGCCCGGCGAGGCCAGGTCGCCGCCGGCGGGCCCAACGCCTGA
- a CDS encoding long-chain-fatty-acid--CoA ligase encodes MTLMPPMVEKLAELARTRADHVALQGAARTLTYADLERNGNRVANQLLAAGVGEEGRVAYLDLNNPEFFEISHACAKIGAAIVPLNFRLTPGEMGQIVADSTARVLVVGQAFAQAVPMIREAAPELTTVLTVGEEYDAWLEAGDDTDPGRVSGEDDVVLQLYTSGTTGLPKGVMITNANCARLYDIAASWDVDADSRCLVAMPLFHIGGSGWAMCGLANGATDVLVPMPDPAALIDTIEREKLTNAFLVPAFLQMMCAVDGAADRDYSSMRSIAYGASPITSSVLQASLDTFKAPLFQVYGLTETTGAITELSAEDHDPGGPRAHLMRSAGKPYPWVEIRCVDPATGEAQPTGEVGEVLIRSVQNAKGYWGMPDKTAEAFDADGWLHTGDAGYLDDDGFLFLTDRIKDMIVTGAENVYPIEVEDVLSQHDAVADVAVIGVPHDKWGEAVHAVVVRAPGSETTEEELVEWTRDRIAGFKRPKSVSFATELPRNPTGKLLKRVLREPFWDASDRSIN; translated from the coding sequence GTGACCCTCATGCCACCCATGGTCGAGAAGCTCGCCGAGCTCGCCCGCACCCGCGCCGACCACGTCGCCCTGCAGGGCGCGGCGCGGACGTTGACGTACGCGGACCTCGAGCGCAACGGCAACCGGGTGGCCAACCAGCTGCTCGCAGCCGGTGTCGGGGAGGAGGGACGGGTGGCCTACCTCGACCTCAACAACCCCGAGTTCTTCGAGATCTCGCACGCTTGCGCCAAGATCGGGGCCGCGATCGTCCCGCTGAACTTCCGGCTGACCCCCGGTGAGATGGGCCAGATCGTCGCCGACTCCACGGCCCGCGTGCTCGTCGTCGGCCAGGCGTTCGCGCAGGCGGTGCCGATGATCCGGGAGGCCGCGCCGGAGCTGACGACCGTGCTCACGGTGGGCGAGGAGTACGACGCCTGGCTCGAGGCCGGCGACGACACCGACCCGGGCCGGGTCTCCGGCGAGGACGACGTGGTGCTGCAGCTCTACACCTCGGGCACGACCGGACTGCCCAAGGGCGTGATGATCACCAACGCGAACTGCGCGCGGCTCTACGACATCGCCGCCTCCTGGGACGTCGACGCCGACTCCCGTTGCCTCGTCGCCATGCCGCTGTTCCACATCGGCGGGTCGGGGTGGGCGATGTGCGGGCTGGCGAACGGCGCGACCGACGTGCTCGTGCCGATGCCGGACCCCGCGGCACTCATCGACACCATCGAGCGGGAGAAGCTCACCAACGCGTTCCTGGTTCCTGCGTTCCTGCAGATGATGTGCGCCGTCGACGGGGCGGCGGACCGGGACTACTCCTCGATGCGCTCCATCGCCTACGGCGCCTCCCCCATCACCTCCTCGGTGCTGCAGGCCTCGCTCGACACGTTCAAGGCCCCGCTGTTCCAGGTCTACGGCCTCACCGAGACCACCGGGGCCATCACCGAGCTGTCCGCCGAGGACCACGACCCGGGCGGCCCCCGGGCCCACCTCATGCGCAGCGCCGGCAAGCCGTACCCCTGGGTCGAGATCCGCTGCGTCGACCCCGCCACCGGCGAGGCCCAGCCGACGGGCGAGGTGGGTGAGGTGCTGATCCGCTCGGTGCAGAACGCGAAGGGCTACTGGGGCATGCCGGACAAGACGGCGGAGGCCTTCGACGCCGACGGCTGGCTGCACACCGGCGACGCCGGCTATCTCGACGACGACGGCTTCCTGTTCCTCACCGACCGCATCAAGGACATGATCGTCACCGGCGCCGAGAACGTGTACCCGATCGAGGTCGAGGACGTCCTGTCCCAGCACGACGCCGTCGCCGACGTCGCGGTGATCGGCGTGCCCCACGACAAGTGGGGCGAGGCCGTGCACGCGGTCGTGGTCCGGGCCCCGGGCAGCGAAACGACCGAGGAGGAGCTGGTCGAGTGGACCCGCGACCGCATCGCCGGGTTCAAGCGTCCCAAGTCGGTCAGCTTCGCCACCGAGCTGCCCCGCAACCCCACGGGCAAGCTGCTCAAGCGGGTGCTGCGCGAACCGTTCTGGGACGCCTCGGACCGCAGCATCAACTGA
- the clpS gene encoding ATP-dependent Clp protease adapter ClpS, whose translation MDTAAPAEVEPDQELESVAEETPAAQNPWITVVWNDPVNLMSYVVFVFQDYFKHPRKKAEKLMMEVHEEGRSAVSSGTREEMERDVQAMHGYGLWATLQKADA comes from the coding sequence CTGGACACCGCGGCTCCTGCTGAGGTCGAACCCGACCAGGAGCTCGAGAGCGTCGCCGAGGAGACGCCGGCCGCGCAGAACCCGTGGATCACCGTCGTGTGGAACGACCCGGTCAACCTGATGTCCTACGTCGTGTTCGTCTTCCAGGACTACTTCAAGCACCCGCGCAAGAAGGCCGAGAAGCTGATGATGGAGGTGCACGAGGAGGGCCGGTCGGCGGTCTCCTCGGGCACGCGCGAGGAGATGGAGCGCGACGTGCAGGCGATGCACGGCTACGGCTTGTGGGCGACCCTGCAGAAGGCGGACGCATGA
- a CDS encoding DEAD/DEAH box helicase — protein MDSSHDGQVPPVDLSPAYPARAAWGTAQPLRAWQAAAVSAYAETQPRDFLAVATPGAGKTTFALTIASELLARRVVDRVTVVAPTDHLKTQWAEAAERVGIPLDPAYGTRSGKQSRDFVGVALTYAGVAVNPLAHRIRTERSKTLVILDEVHHAGDALSWGEAVREAFEPAVRRLALTGTPFRSDVNPIPFVTYAPGADGVDRSVADYTYGYAHALRDHVVRPVLFMAYSGQMTWRTRAGDEVAARLGEPLTKDVTQQALRTALDPEGSWMPSVLAAADKRLTEVRRHVPDAGGLVIATDQDSARAYAKLLTAVSGEKPAVVLSDEKAASKKISAFTDSDARWMVAVRMVSEGVDVPRLAVGVYATTTATPLFFAQAVGRFVRARRRGETASIFLPSVPRLLGLASDLEAERDHVLGRPVSDEDDIFAAEEQLLAAAAAGESAMAEEQLGEWEALGSDASFDRVLYDGGEWGHEGEVSVGSEEEMDFLGIPGLLDHDQVRELLHSRQAERAQRARRPGAAGSTTDAPDAPTRASTTHEQLAVMRRELNGLVAAWFHRTGTPHGVTHNNLRKSCGGPPAAVATGDQLKERIDTIRAWAAKGSTG, from the coding sequence ATGGATTCCTCCCACGACGGCCAGGTCCCGCCCGTCGACCTCTCCCCGGCCTACCCGGCGAGAGCCGCCTGGGGCACCGCGCAGCCGCTGCGCGCCTGGCAGGCCGCAGCCGTGTCCGCGTACGCCGAGACGCAGCCTCGCGACTTCCTCGCGGTCGCGACGCCGGGTGCGGGCAAGACCACCTTCGCCCTGACCATCGCCTCGGAGCTGCTGGCCCGCCGTGTGGTCGATCGCGTCACCGTCGTCGCGCCGACGGACCACCTCAAGACGCAGTGGGCCGAGGCGGCCGAGCGCGTCGGCATCCCGCTGGACCCGGCGTACGGCACGCGGAGCGGCAAGCAGTCGCGTGACTTCGTCGGCGTCGCGCTGACCTACGCCGGCGTGGCGGTGAACCCGTTGGCCCACCGCATCCGCACCGAGCGCTCCAAGACCCTGGTCATCCTCGACGAGGTGCACCACGCCGGCGACGCGCTCTCGTGGGGTGAGGCGGTGCGCGAGGCGTTCGAGCCGGCCGTACGGCGGCTGGCGCTCACCGGTACGCCGTTCCGGTCCGACGTGAACCCCATCCCGTTCGTCACCTACGCCCCTGGCGCGGACGGCGTTGACCGGTCGGTGGCGGACTACACCTACGGCTACGCGCACGCCCTGCGCGACCACGTCGTGCGGCCGGTGCTCTTCATGGCCTACTCCGGGCAGATGACGTGGCGTACGCGGGCCGGCGACGAGGTGGCCGCACGGCTCGGGGAGCCGCTGACCAAGGACGTCACCCAGCAGGCGCTGCGCACGGCGCTGGACCCCGAGGGGTCGTGGATGCCCTCGGTGCTCGCGGCGGCCGACAAGCGGCTGACCGAGGTGCGCCGCCACGTGCCGGACGCCGGCGGGCTCGTCATCGCCACCGACCAGGACTCCGCCCGGGCGTACGCGAAGCTGCTCACGGCGGTGAGCGGCGAGAAGCCGGCGGTCGTCCTGAGCGACGAGAAGGCCGCGTCCAAGAAGATCTCGGCCTTCACCGACTCCGACGCCCGCTGGATGGTGGCGGTGCGCATGGTCTCCGAGGGCGTCGACGTGCCGCGTCTGGCTGTCGGGGTGTACGCGACGACGACCGCGACCCCGTTGTTCTTCGCCCAGGCCGTGGGGCGTTTCGTCCGCGCCCGCCGGCGGGGCGAGACCGCCTCGATCTTCCTGCCGTCGGTGCCTCGGCTCCTCGGCCTCGCCAGCGATCTCGAGGCCGAGCGCGACCACGTGCTGGGGCGGCCGGTGAGCGACGAGGACGACATCTTCGCCGCCGAGGAGCAGCTGTTGGCCGCCGCGGCGGCCGGGGAGTCCGCGATGGCCGAGGAGCAGCTCGGCGAGTGGGAGGCTCTGGGCTCGGACGCCTCCTTCGACCGGGTGCTCTACGACGGCGGCGAGTGGGGTCACGAGGGAGAGGTCAGCGTCGGCTCGGAGGAGGAGATGGACTTCTTGGGCATCCCCGGCCTGCTCGACCACGACCAGGTGCGCGAGCTGCTGCACTCACGTCAGGCGGAGCGGGCGCAGCGCGCCCGGCGCCCGGGCGCGGCCGGGTCGACGACGGACGCGCCGGACGCGCCGACGCGAGCGTCCACCACGCACGAGCAGCTGGCGGTGATGCGCCGCGAGCTCAACGGGCTCGTGGCCGCGTGGTTCCACCGCACCGGGACCCCGCACGGCGTGACGCACAACAACCTGCGCAAGTCCTGCGGAGGTCCGCCGGCCGCGGTCGCCACCGGGGACCAGCTCAAGGAGCGCATCGACACCATCCGCGCGTGGGCCGCGAAGGGGTCCACGGGCTGA
- a CDS encoding alpha/beta hydrolase → MRQDPPADRSPSPHPVPSHGVLLGADRWRAGNDDLLGPGGRPCVVMAHGFGCTRDGGLAAYAAAFAAAGCDVLVFDYRGFGTSGGTPRQDVDHRRHREDYTAAVAEARRLDGVDPERIVLWGTSYSGGHVLAVAADDPRVAAVVSQGAAVDGRAILLGTGRGSSSRDDEGGAPGSASSARRAARIASAVARDLLASVTGRRPVHLAVFGNPGEAALMTAPGGARALAPILGPTFRNELCARGLLRIPRNRPVTVAAQVRCPALLVIAERDEIAPPSSVREAARAMARSEVAAYDCSHFALYADAPGSVFGDVLERQLAFLGSRLALGV, encoded by the coding sequence ATGCGCCAGGACCCGCCCGCCGACCGGTCACCCTCGCCCCACCCGGTCCCCAGCCACGGCGTGCTCCTGGGGGCGGACCGTTGGCGCGCGGGCAACGACGACCTGCTGGGGCCCGGTGGGCGGCCGTGCGTGGTCATGGCGCACGGCTTCGGGTGCACCCGTGACGGCGGCCTGGCCGCGTACGCCGCCGCCTTCGCCGCGGCCGGGTGCGACGTGCTGGTCTTCGACTACCGAGGTTTCGGTACCTCCGGGGGCACCCCGAGGCAGGACGTCGACCACCGCCGGCACCGCGAGGACTACACCGCCGCGGTCGCCGAGGCCCGGCGCCTCGACGGGGTCGACCCCGAGCGCATCGTGCTGTGGGGCACGTCGTACTCGGGCGGCCACGTGCTGGCCGTCGCCGCGGACGACCCCCGCGTGGCCGCGGTGGTCAGCCAGGGGGCCGCGGTCGACGGCCGTGCGATCCTGCTGGGCACCGGCCGCGGGTCCTCCTCGCGCGACGACGAGGGCGGTGCCCCGGGGAGCGCCTCGAGCGCGCGCCGTGCCGCCCGGATCGCCTCGGCGGTCGCGCGTGACCTCCTTGCCTCCGTGACGGGGCGCCGACCGGTGCACCTGGCCGTCTTCGGGAACCCCGGTGAGGCCGCCCTGATGACGGCGCCGGGCGGCGCACGCGCGCTCGCGCCGATCCTGGGGCCGACGTTCCGCAACGAGCTGTGTGCGCGCGGGCTGCTGCGCATCCCGCGCAACCGCCCGGTGACGGTCGCGGCGCAGGTGCGCTGCCCGGCCCTGCTGGTGATCGCCGAGCGGGACGAGATCGCGCCGCCGTCCTCGGTGCGTGAGGCCGCGAGGGCCATGGCGCGCTCCGAGGTCGCGGCGTACGACTGCTCGCACTTCGCGCTCTACGCCGACGCGCCCGGCTCCGTCTTCGGCGACGTGCTCGAGCGTCAGCTCGCCTTCCTGGGGTCCCGGCTCGCCCTGGGTGTGTAA
- a CDS encoding nicotinate phosphoribosyltransferase: MGRLAPVTSSALLTDHYELTMLQAALESGTAQRRCVFELFARRLPSGRRYGVVAGTGRALETLRRFRFDDDVLGALDRHGVVDDRTLQHLAAWRFTGDIDGYAEGDIYFPDSPVLTVEATFAEGVLLETLLLSILNHDAAIASAASRMTSAAGGPDGRPCIEMGSRRTHEEAAVAAARAAYVAGFATTSNLAAGARHGVPTAGTSAHSFTLLHDSERDAFTAQVDALGVGTTLLVDTYDVAEAVALGVEVAGPGLGAVRLDSGDLGELAHEVRAQLDRLGAHDTRIVVTSDLDEHAIAALAGAPVDAYGVGTQLVVGSGHPTSGFVYKLVAREGAGGDLEPVAKDSAAKATVGGRKTAVRRHDRAGTATEEVVSVEEVEPRDGDRVLQVPLVRGGEVVGDEPLQAARDRHARCRSDLPRAARRLSRGEPCLPTVSS, encoded by the coding sequence CTGGGAAGGCTCGCGCCCGTGACCTCCTCCGCCCTGCTCACCGACCACTACGAGCTCACGATGCTGCAGGCCGCCCTCGAGAGCGGCACCGCGCAGCGTCGGTGCGTCTTCGAGCTCTTCGCGCGACGTCTGCCGAGCGGTCGGCGCTACGGGGTGGTCGCGGGCACCGGGCGCGCGCTCGAGACGCTGCGGAGGTTCCGCTTCGACGACGACGTGCTCGGCGCACTGGACCGGCACGGGGTCGTCGACGACAGGACCCTGCAGCACCTGGCGGCGTGGCGCTTCACCGGCGACATCGACGGCTACGCCGAGGGCGACATCTACTTCCCCGACTCCCCCGTGCTCACCGTGGAGGCCACCTTCGCCGAGGGCGTCCTGCTGGAGACGCTGTTGCTCAGCATCCTCAACCACGACGCCGCCATCGCCTCCGCGGCCTCGCGGATGACGAGCGCGGCCGGCGGCCCGGACGGGCGGCCCTGCATCGAGATGGGCTCCCGGCGTACGCACGAGGAGGCAGCCGTCGCGGCGGCGCGGGCGGCGTACGTCGCGGGCTTCGCGACCACCTCGAACCTCGCCGCGGGCGCGCGGCACGGGGTGCCGACCGCGGGCACCAGCGCGCACTCCTTCACCCTGCTGCACGACTCCGAGCGCGACGCGTTCACCGCGCAGGTGGACGCCCTCGGCGTCGGCACGACGCTGCTCGTCGACACCTACGACGTCGCCGAGGCGGTCGCCCTGGGCGTGGAGGTGGCCGGCCCCGGACTCGGCGCCGTCCGCCTCGACTCCGGCGACCTCGGCGAGCTCGCGCACGAGGTCCGTGCCCAGCTGGACCGGCTGGGCGCCCACGACACCCGCATCGTGGTCACCTCCGACCTCGACGAGCACGCGATCGCCGCCCTCGCGGGCGCGCCGGTCGACGCGTACGGGGTCGGCACCCAGCTGGTCGTCGGTTCGGGCCACCCCACCAGCGGCTTCGTCTACAAGCTGGTGGCCCGCGAGGGTGCCGGCGGCGACCTCGAGCCGGTCGCGAAGGACAGCGCCGCCAAGGCGACCGTCGGCGGGCGCAAGACGGCCGTGCGCCGGCACGACCGTGCCGGCACCGCGACCGAGGAGGTGGTGAGCGTCGAGGAGGTGGAGCCCCGCGACGGCGACCGCGTCCTGCAGGTGCCGCTGGTGCGCGGTGGCGAGGTCGTGGGCGACGAACCGCTGCAGGCCGCCCGCGACCGTCACGCCCGGTGCAGGTCGGACCTGCCGCGCGCCGCACGTCGACTCAGCCGGGGCGAGCCGTGCCTCCCGACCGTGTCCTCGTGA
- a CDS encoding enoyl-CoA hydratase/isomerase family protein: MTNHDAPVLIDHADGILRLTMNRPEVMNAFSPDLNDTVAGELEAATARDDVRVVLLTGSGPAFSAGADLAAPGGTAAFDDSTMEHANRLIRAVVGCDKPVVAGVNGVAAGVGTALALACDLQVCTESAGLVMGFAAIGLMPDGGTSATVPAAMGRARAMRMALLSEMLSAREAYDAGLVSHCVPDTDYASTLDTVLAKLAAGPPLSLAATKKAVNAAAVPELNAALERERSGQVVLMRTDDFAEGVAAFTGKRRPAFGGS; the protein is encoded by the coding sequence ATGACGAACCACGACGCACCGGTGCTCATCGACCACGCCGACGGGATCCTGCGACTGACGATGAACCGCCCGGAGGTGATGAACGCCTTCTCCCCGGACCTCAACGACACCGTCGCCGGCGAGCTCGAGGCGGCCACCGCGCGGGACGACGTACGCGTGGTGCTGCTGACCGGGTCCGGGCCCGCCTTCAGTGCCGGCGCCGACCTGGCGGCCCCGGGTGGGACCGCCGCGTTCGACGACTCGACCATGGAGCACGCGAACCGCCTCATCCGCGCCGTGGTCGGTTGCGACAAGCCGGTCGTGGCGGGTGTCAACGGTGTCGCCGCAGGTGTCGGGACCGCCCTGGCCCTGGCGTGCGACCTGCAGGTCTGCACCGAGTCCGCAGGGCTGGTGATGGGGTTCGCGGCGATCGGTCTGATGCCCGACGGCGGCACCTCGGCGACGGTCCCCGCGGCCATGGGGCGGGCGCGCGCGATGCGCATGGCTCTGCTCAGCGAGATGCTGAGTGCCCGCGAGGCGTACGACGCGGGCCTGGTGAGCCACTGCGTGCCCGACACGGACTACGCGTCGACGCTGGACACGGTGCTCGCGAAGCTCGCCGCCGGTCCGCCGCTGTCGCTCGCCGCCACCAAGAAGGCGGTCAACGCCGCCGCCGTGCCGGAGCTGAACGCCGCCCTCGAGCGGGAGCGCTCCGGCCAGGTCGTGCTGATGCGCACCGACGACTTCGCCGAGGGGGTCGCCGCCTTCACCGGCAAGCGCCGGCCGGCCTTCGGCGGCAGCTGA
- a CDS encoding DUF3039 domain-containing protein, producing the protein MATGFGVATDTREDTVRDERLAPYDEGDHERFAHYAPKDKLMEAMVTGTPVTALCGKKWVPSRDPEKFPVCPTCKEIWESMPSGEDA; encoded by the coding sequence ATGGCCACTGGATTCGGAGTCGCGACCGACACGCGTGAGGACACCGTCCGCGACGAGCGCCTCGCGCCGTACGACGAGGGAGACCACGAGCGCTTCGCGCACTACGCCCCGAAGGACAAGCTGATGGAGGCGATGGTCACCGGCACGCCCGTGACCGCGCTCTGCGGCAAGAAGTGGGTGCCGAGCCGCGACCCGGAGAAGTTCCCGGTCTGCCCGACCTGCAAGGAGATCTGGGAGTCGATGCCCTCCGGCGAGGACGCCTGA
- a CDS encoding DUF2017 domain-containing protein, which translates to MTTGFRRRRRSGTVVVTLTGFEADLLRSLASQLVELLRSEEAQPSSDDPLEAMFDFTGPTTEPDDPVLARLFPSAYRDDEEAAGEFRRFTEGSLRSAKATAAGTVIDALVEAGLPDQLPEEGQVEVEVELDLAAARTWMKVFTDVRLALATRLGVEEGDEEFWWTLPEDDPRSHVHDIYEWVGELQETLVRAVTA; encoded by the coding sequence ATGACGACCGGGTTCCGTCGCAGGCGCCGCAGCGGCACCGTGGTGGTGACCCTGACGGGGTTCGAGGCCGACCTGCTGCGCTCCCTGGCCTCGCAGCTGGTCGAGCTGCTGCGCAGCGAGGAGGCCCAACCCTCCAGCGACGACCCGCTCGAGGCGATGTTCGACTTCACCGGGCCGACCACCGAGCCCGACGACCCGGTGCTGGCCCGACTCTTCCCCAGCGCCTACCGCGACGACGAGGAGGCGGCCGGGGAGTTCCGTCGCTTCACCGAGGGGTCCCTGCGCTCGGCCAAGGCGACCGCAGCCGGGACGGTGATCGACGCGCTCGTCGAGGCAGGACTGCCCGACCAGCTCCCCGAGGAGGGCCAGGTCGAGGTGGAGGTCGAGCTCGACCTCGCGGCGGCTCGTACGTGGATGAAGGTCTTCACGGACGTGCGCCTGGCGCTCGCGACCCGCCTCGGGGTCGAGGAGGGCGACGAGGAGTTCTGGTGGACGCTGCCGGAGGACGACCCGCGGTCCCACGTGCACGACATCTACGAGTGGGTCGGGGAGCTGCAGGAGACGCTGGTCCGCGCCGTCACCGCCTGA